The window GCGAATCACAGCGTCCGGACTCGTGAGGTGGTACCCCTCGGTCTTCGCCAATAGCCAGTGCAGCCCAATGATCTCCAGCTCGAACCGTTCCGCCAGCGACCGCATCTCCTGGATTTGCTGGGGAGTGACCGCCCGTACGTCCTTCGCCAACGTGAACGGCGCAATCTCGATGCCCGTATACCCACACTCCCGCGCAAACTCAAACGCCCGCGCATGGGGCCAATCGACGAAGGTTTCGTTGCAGATGGCGAGTTTCATGGCGGTGACGAAAGAAAGGCTGTGGCGAAATGCAATCTGAGCGAGCGATCACTATACCGGAGCGATCAGCGCGGGTAACCTGCTTGAACTCCGAAGTGTATCTGGTACGATACCACAATGGACACAAGTACACTGGCGAGGCGCCGCTACTGGCGCGCTTGGCCGCAACAATCGTGGGAGCGTTGTTGTGTGGCAATCTGGAATTGAACAAGGGGACTGCGTCGCCAAATTGGCGGAGTTGGAGCCCGGCAGCGTGGATTTGGCGTTCGCCGATCCGCCGTTTAACATCGGCTACAAGTACGATGTTTACGACGACCGCAAAGGCTACGAGCAGTATCTCGAATGGAGCCGGCAATGGATGCGCGGCGTGGTCCGTGCGCTCAAGCCGACGGGGACATTCTGGCTGGCGATTGGCGATGAATACGCCGCCGAACTCAAGTTGATTGCCCAGAATGATTTGCGCCTAACTTGTCGCAGTTGGGTGATCTGGTACTACACGTTTGGCGTCAACTGCACCCAAAAGTTCAATCGCTCACACGCCCATTTGTTTCACTTTGTGAAGGATGGGCGCATCGGCAAATTCACGTTCAACGCTCAAGACGCGAACGTGCGCGTTCCGTCCGCTCGGCAGTTAGTCTATGCGGACGGTCGCGCCAATCCCGATGGCCGACTTCCCGACGACACCTGGATTTTGCGCCCGCAAGACGTCCCGGACGGATTTGCCGCCGAGCAGGATACGTGGTATTTCCCGCGCGTCGCGGGAACCTTCAAAGAGCGCGCAGGCTTTCACGGCTGCCAGATGCCGGAGCAGCTTTTGGGGCGAATCATTCGCATCTCCTCCAACCCGGGCGATCTTGTGCTCGATCCCTTCGGAGGAAGCGGCACGACGCTGGTGGTTGCCAAGAAGCTTGGCCGGCAGCACAAGGGATTCGAGTTGTCGAAAGACTATGCGGCGAAAATCCGCGAGCGCTTGAACGGCGTGCGCGAAGGACAGGCGCTGGATGGCTCGGCGGAGCCGCAGCGTAGCGCGCCCACGACGCCACGCGCGCGAGCGCTCGATTTGAAGTCGGGCATCATTGAGGCGTTTGAAGCGGCGAGGGCGGGCTTGTCGGTCGATCACGTGCTGGCAAATCCTGAGATCAATGAAGCGTTCGTGAGTGGCTGTCAACGCCGGTCATTGCCTGGACAAGCAACTGACTGGAATCGATTTCTTCTGCGGCTCCGAAAGGCCAAGGAGCTGCCAAAACTGGAAGTGATTCGGCGTCGAATTCTGAATCGCGAGGAAATCGATGAGTTCGGATTTGCCAGCGAGATGGCATTGCGGGAGATGACGTCGAGTACTCATTTGACTTTGGATGAGATTTTATGCGATCAGGAGCTTGCAGCCCAGTTTGACCGGCGCGCACAGGCGTATTGTCCTGGTCGCACGCCGTTCGAATATCGATGGGCAGCGCTCGCCTTGCGTAAATATGCAAGGGAATTTCGTGAGTATCGAAAGGATTTCAGCGAGGAAGTCGCCACGTGTCAGTTGCAGGGCATGAAGTCATGGGACCAGATCTTGCGAAAAGAGGGGTTTGCGATTCCTGGCGTTTACATGTTGCAGAGTGAAAATGGTCAAAAGGTGTACGTTGGCGCATCGGTTGATCTTCATCGTCAATTGAGGCGACAATTTGAATTGAGCGTGTCTCCCGGTTGGTCCGATTTGCGTGTCGTGGGCGCCCGGATCGCGCGGGTGCCTAGCCACGTTGGCGTAAGTACGACGAAAAAGACACGAGAATCTCGACAGCACCGTTGTGCTGTTGCAATTCAGTCCACATGCATTCAGAAATACCGCCCGATGCTGAACATCCAGGACTTGGCGGCCGTGTTAAGCGTATGAAGGAGCGGCTCGCATCAGCGTTCAGGCATGTTTGTGACGGCTTCTCCGCCGATCGCGTCGTCGCCGATCCTGAACTAAACCCCCGATTTATCGAAGCTTGTCGCCAGGCTGGCCTGACCGTGTCGGTGCGGGATCTGAACATTGCGTTGCTCAATCTTCGCAA of the Planctomycetia bacterium genome contains:
- a CDS encoding DNA methyltransferase, encoding MWQSGIEQGDCVAKLAELEPGSVDLAFADPPFNIGYKYDVYDDRKGYEQYLEWSRQWMRGVVRALKPTGTFWLAIGDEYAAELKLIAQNDLRLTCRSWVIWYYTFGVNCTQKFNRSHAHLFHFVKDGRIGKFTFNAQDANVRVPSARQLVYADGRANPDGRLPDDTWILRPQDVPDGFAAEQDTWYFPRVAGTFKERAGFHGCQMPEQLLGRIIRISSNPGDLVLDPFGGSGTTLVVAKKLGRQHKGFELSKDYAAKIRERLNGVREGQALDGSAEPQRSAPTTPRARALDLKSGIIEAFEAARAGLSVDHVLANPEINEAFVSGCQRRSLPGQATDWNRFLLRLRKAKELPKLEVIRRRILNREEIDEFGFASEMALREMTSSTHLTLDEILCDQELAAQFDRRAQAYCPGRTPFEYRWAALALRKYAREFREYRKDFSEEVATCQLQGMKSWDQILRKEGFAIPGVYMLQSENGQKVYVGASVDLHRQLRRQFELSVSPGWSDLRVVGARIARVPSHVGVSTTKKTRESRQHRCAVAIQSTCIQKYRPMLNIQDLAAVLSV